The following proteins are encoded in a genomic region of Dokdonia donghaensis DSW-1:
- a CDS encoding TIGR01777 family oxidoreductase has translation MKVLITGATGLVGTALTELCHKNGIDVNYLTTSKDKIQSKNNYKGFYWNTKTDEIDDACFEGVDTIFHLAGATIAQRWSVENRKAIFESRVVTTRLLYSTLSRKHKNGETVTVKHFITASAIGGYPSSFTKLYDESYPEYASGFLGQVVEQWETAALEFQKIDVMTSRVRTGVILDKEAGALPKLMKPISYGAGAPLGTGKQWQSWIHIDDMAGIYYHIYENKLSGVYNGVAPAPVTNKKFTEVVADELGKPLILPKVPAFALKLMLGDMAAVVLESQKVSALKIQEDGYKFKYSDIDSAVADLLA, from the coding sequence ATGAAGGTTTTAATTACAGGTGCCACGGGATTAGTGGGGACAGCCCTAACAGAATTATGTCACAAGAATGGAATTGATGTTAACTATCTAACAACATCAAAAGATAAAATACAATCCAAAAATAATTACAAAGGATTTTACTGGAATACAAAAACAGATGAGATTGATGATGCCTGTTTTGAAGGTGTAGATACTATTTTTCATCTTGCTGGAGCTACGATTGCCCAGCGCTGGTCTGTAGAAAATAGGAAAGCTATCTTTGAAAGCCGGGTTGTAACTACAAGGTTACTTTATAGTACGCTTTCGCGAAAGCATAAAAATGGCGAGACTGTTACCGTAAAGCATTTTATTACTGCAAGTGCTATAGGAGGGTATCCGTCTTCTTTTACAAAATTATATGATGAGTCTTATCCTGAATATGCATCTGGCTTTTTGGGTCAGGTGGTGGAACAATGGGAGACAGCTGCACTGGAATTTCAAAAAATAGATGTTATGACCTCTAGAGTACGCACAGGGGTAATACTTGATAAAGAAGCGGGTGCATTACCTAAGCTTATGAAGCCTATTTCTTATGGAGCAGGTGCGCCGTTAGGTACTGGTAAGCAATGGCAATCGTGGATACATATAGATGATATGGCTGGTATATATTACCACATTTATGAAAACAAATTATCTGGCGTTTATAACGGCGTTGCACCCGCACCAGTAACCAATAAAAAGTTTACAGAAGTGGTGGCAGATGAGTTAGGTAAACCACTTATACTTCCTAAAGTACCTGCGTTTGCTCTTAAGCTTATGCTGGGCGATATGGCTGCGGTGGTTTTAGAAAGCCAGAAGGTAAGTGCCCTTAAAATACAAGAAGACGGTTATAAATTTAAATACAGTGATATAGATAGTGCAGTAGCAGACTTGCTCGCATAA
- a CDS encoding ABC transporter ATP-binding protein, producing MNSLLVADTVSKKFGDFTALNDVSITVPEGSIFGLLGPNGAGKTTLIRIINQITMPDTGSVTLGGEPLQQHHIRDIGYMPEERGLYKSMKVGEQVLYLAQLKGMSKAEAKTRAKHWFEKLEIGDWWGKKIQELSKGQAQKIQFVVTVMHQPKLLIFDEPFSGFDPINANLIKDEILQLRDEGATVIFSTHRMESVEELCDHIALINKSNKILDGEINTIKRAYQNNTFDIGVQVVDETAFAKAQQQLASSFKITPAQFKSLGNEHKLRVEMGDNGTPNELLSTLQTYGEVTHFVEVIPSVNDIFIQTVSQNK from the coding sequence ATGAATTCACTACTTGTAGCAGATACGGTTTCAAAAAAGTTTGGAGACTTTACTGCACTTAACGATGTGTCTATTACCGTACCAGAGGGGAGTATTTTTGGACTTTTAGGTCCTAATGGAGCTGGTAAAACGACACTTATACGCATCATAAACCAGATTACAATGCCAGATACTGGTAGTGTGACCTTAGGAGGAGAACCTTTACAACAACATCATATACGTGATATAGGCTATATGCCAGAAGAGCGTGGTTTGTATAAATCTATGAAGGTAGGAGAGCAAGTACTCTATCTCGCACAGCTTAAGGGGATGTCTAAGGCCGAAGCAAAAACAAGAGCAAAGCACTGGTTTGAAAAACTTGAGATAGGTGACTGGTGGGGTAAAAAAATACAAGAACTTTCTAAGGGACAAGCTCAAAAAATACAGTTTGTGGTTACGGTAATGCACCAGCCTAAATTGCTCATTTTTGATGAACCTTTCAGTGGTTTTGACCCTATAAATGCAAACCTTATTAAAGACGAGATTTTGCAACTTAGAGATGAGGGTGCAACAGTCATCTTTAGTACACACCGTATGGAGTCTGTAGAGGAGCTATGTGATCATATTGCACTCATAAATAAGTCTAACAAGATTTTGGATGGTGAGATAAACACCATAAAGAGAGCATATCAAAACAATACGTTTGATATAGGGGTACAAGTGGTAGATGAGACCGCTTTCGCGAAAGCGCAACAACAACTAGCCTCTTCTTTTAAAATTACTCCTGCACAGTTCAAAAGCTTAGGTAATGAACATAAATTGCGAGTTGAAATGGGTGATAATGGCACGCCAAATGAGCTACTAAGCACCTTACAAACGTATGGAGAAGTAACACACTTTGTAGAAGTGATACCGAGTGTAAACGATATTTTTATTCAAACCGTTAGTCAGAACAAATGA
- a CDS encoding PPK2 family polyphosphate kinase encodes MSDMDYNTFKVTAPVKLSDKSTTLFQDQEEKELEKKLKKVRKKLGKLQDTMYAHDKYAVLVCLQGMDTSGKDSLIREVFKDFNARGVEVQSFKVPTDLELGHDYLWRHYIALPQRGKFAVHNRTHYENVLVTRVHPQYILGENLPGINTVEDVNQAFWDKRFEQIKNFEKHLVENGTLIYKFFLHLSKDEQKNRLLRRLEKKEKNWKFSAGDLKERKLWDTYQTYYEDAINRTSTDKAPWYVIPADNKSAARLAVASILLETLSQYKDIQEPELDDKTKANLSAYKEQLENE; translated from the coding sequence ATGAGTGATATGGATTACAACACATTTAAGGTAACAGCGCCCGTAAAGCTTTCAGATAAGAGCACGACGCTTTTTCAAGATCAAGAAGAAAAAGAACTAGAGAAAAAACTCAAAAAAGTACGCAAGAAGCTCGGTAAACTTCAAGACACAATGTACGCACACGATAAGTATGCGGTACTCGTATGTTTGCAGGGTATGGATACCTCTGGTAAAGATAGTCTCATACGCGAGGTATTTAAAGACTTTAATGCCCGCGGTGTTGAGGTGCAAAGTTTTAAAGTGCCTACAGACCTTGAGCTAGGTCACGATTATCTATGGCGCCACTATATCGCACTACCCCAGAGAGGAAAATTTGCCGTACACAACCGTACACATTATGAAAATGTGCTAGTTACTCGCGTACACCCGCAATACATTCTGGGCGAAAACCTTCCAGGTATAAACACCGTAGAAGATGTAAATCAAGCCTTCTGGGATAAGCGTTTTGAACAGATCAAAAACTTTGAAAAGCATCTTGTAGAAAACGGTACACTCATCTATAAATTCTTTTTGCATCTATCAAAAGATGAACAAAAAAATAGACTACTACGCCGCCTTGAGAAAAAGGAAAAAAATTGGAAATTTTCTGCCGGTGACCTTAAAGAGCGCAAGCTATGGGACACCTATCAAACCTATTATGAAGACGCCATAAACCGCACCTCTACAGATAAAGCACCTTGGTATGTAATTCCAGCAGATAATAAGTCAGCAGCTCGTCTAGCGGTAGCAAGTATATTGCTAGAGACACTCTCACAATATAAAGATATACAAGAGCCAGAGCTAGATGATAAAACAAAGGCAAATCTTTCAGCATACAAAGAACAGTTAGAAAATGAATAA
- a CDS encoding nucleotide exchange factor GrpE — MATEDKKQDTTVDEAAQEQLVNEAEQANETKEAEDAAPKDERTELEVAQDDLAAEKDKFLRLFAEFENYKRRTTKERIELYKTAGQEVIQALLPVVDDFDRALNEFKGDKDDVHVKGMTLISNKFKETLKSKGLEEMEVKAGDAFDADQHEAITQIPAPSKKLKGKIVDVIEKGYKLGDKIIRFPKVVTGQ, encoded by the coding sequence ATGGCAACAGAAGATAAAAAACAAGATACTACCGTAGACGAGGCTGCTCAAGAGCAGCTTGTAAACGAGGCAGAGCAGGCAAATGAGACTAAAGAAGCCGAAGATGCGGCTCCTAAAGATGAGCGTACTGAGCTAGAAGTTGCTCAAGATGATCTTGCTGCCGAGAAAGATAAGTTTTTACGCCTATTTGCAGAGTTTGAAAATTATAAGCGACGCACTACAAAAGAACGTATAGAATTATATAAAACTGCAGGTCAAGAGGTAATACAAGCATTATTACCTGTGGTAGATGATTTTGATAGAGCGCTTAATGAGTTTAAAGGTGATAAGGATGACGTACACGTAAAAGGTATGACACTTATAAGTAATAAATTCAAGGAGACCCTTAAGTCTAAAGGTCTTGAAGAAATGGAAGTAAAGGCTGGAGATGCTTTTGATGCAGATCAGCACGAGGCTATCACTCAAATTCCTGCACCTAGCAAGAAGCTAAAGGGTAAAATTGTAGATGTGATTGAAAAGGGGTATAAACTAGGTGACAAGATCATCCGGTTTCCTAAAGTAGTTACAGGGCAATAA
- a CDS encoding mechanosensitive ion channel family protein, translated as MVKILAILLYLQEETVDKVKDIIEQDIWGTIKEWLSFELISLGKEPNHIGFTVGHLIVLIIAFILTSIVLKWVRVLMTRRMEGDDKLKFVSVFKFIKYIAYIVVVLATMSASGIDITVLLTASAALFVGLGLALQEVFQDVIGGILIMVDKSISAGDIIEMDGRVGRVFEIKLRTTRALTRDDKVIIIPNHKFITDTVYNYTQNHKTTRENVKVGVAYGSDTRAVEKILLECATEHPDILKHPKPFVLFENFGDSSLDFGLYFCVRDSFVDPRIKSALRYAIDDRFRESGITIPFPQRDLHLFNTDRPVFVPREKPEENNSLAKNDTINE; from the coding sequence ATGGTTAAAATACTAGCGATACTTCTCTATCTACAAGAAGAAACGGTAGATAAGGTAAAGGACATTATAGAGCAAGATATCTGGGGCACAATAAAAGAGTGGCTTAGTTTTGAACTTATAAGTCTAGGTAAAGAACCTAATCATATAGGCTTTACCGTAGGGCATCTCATTGTTCTTATCATTGCATTTATACTCACAAGTATTGTGCTTAAGTGGGTGCGTGTTTTAATGACACGTAGAATGGAAGGTGACGACAAGCTCAAGTTTGTGAGTGTTTTTAAATTTATAAAATACATCGCTTATATAGTAGTAGTGCTTGCAACGATGAGTGCTTCTGGTATTGATATAACGGTGTTGCTTACAGCCTCTGCAGCTTTATTTGTAGGTCTTGGTCTTGCTTTACAAGAAGTCTTTCAAGATGTAATAGGGGGGATTTTGATAATGGTTGATAAATCAATTTCGGCAGGTGATATTATTGAGATGGATGGTCGTGTAGGTAGAGTATTTGAAATAAAACTGCGCACCACTAGAGCTCTTACTAGAGATGATAAAGTGATTATAATACCTAATCACAAGTTTATTACAGACACCGTATATAACTATACCCAAAATCATAAAACTACTAGAGAAAACGTAAAAGTAGGTGTCGCATACGGTAGCGACACCAGAGCGGTAGAAAAGATATTACTGGAGTGTGCAACAGAGCACCCGGATATTTTAAAACATCCTAAACCTTTTGTGCTTTTTGAAAATTTTGGAGATAGTTCGCTAGATTTTGGACTCTATTTCTGTGTGAGGGACAGCTTTGTAGATCCTAGAATAAAAAGTGCTTTACGATATGCGATAGATGACCGCTTTCGCGAAAGCGGAATTACCATCCCATTCCCGCAGCGCGATTTACATCTTTTTAATACTGATAGACCAGTGTTTGTACCAAGAGAGAAACCTGAGGAGAATAATTCACTTGCCAAAAATGATACTATAAATGAGTAA
- a CDS encoding ABC transporter permease gives MSILSLIIKREYIARVRNKSFLIMTFLSPLILVGMILLISYLTQLNSEDKRTIVVVDESGQFETVFFNTDKTSYVHLSDQGLDAGKEVAKDDVYYGLIHISKNPETATNPVTFYGNETPSYDFIGDIEKRIEKRITDQNLVAQGINLTALETAKSTIDINIENFSGESSSKMSNWVKAGFGGAAGYLLMMFIIIYGNMVMRSVIEEKTNRIIEVIISSVKPFQLMLGKILGTTLAGITQFAIWVLVGGVLLVVLTAVFGVDPSAATSVNPAASQAQEIAQDPNMMIELLQEIQKLPLLQLVGGFFIYFIGGYFLYSSIYAAIGAAVDNETDTQQFMLPIIMPLMLAIYVGFFAVIDNPHGTVATVFSIIPLTSPIVMLMRIPFEVPLWQIILSITLLIATFIFTVWFGSKIYRVGILMYGKKPTYKDLIKWLKY, from the coding sequence ATGAGCATCCTTTCTTTAATAATAAAGCGAGAATATATCGCACGAGTAAGAAATAAGTCATTCTTGATAATGACTTTTCTCAGTCCGCTTATTTTGGTAGGTATGATATTGCTTATCTCTTATTTAACACAGCTCAATAGTGAAGATAAACGCACAATTGTAGTGGTTGATGAGTCTGGACAATTTGAAACTGTATTTTTTAATACAGATAAGACAAGCTATGTACACCTAAGTGATCAAGGGCTTGATGCTGGTAAGGAAGTTGCAAAAGATGATGTTTATTATGGCCTCATTCATATCTCAAAAAACCCAGAAACGGCTACAAATCCGGTTACGTTTTATGGTAATGAAACGCCCTCATATGACTTTATAGGAGATATAGAAAAGCGCATCGAAAAGAGAATTACAGATCAAAACTTAGTTGCACAAGGTATAAACCTCACGGCACTAGAGACTGCAAAAAGCACGATAGATATTAATATAGAAAACTTCTCTGGTGAGTCTAGCTCAAAGATGAGTAACTGGGTGAAAGCAGGTTTTGGGGGTGCTGCGGGGTATCTTCTTATGATGTTTATTATTATATATGGTAATATGGTAATGCGTTCTGTGATTGAGGAAAAGACTAATAGAATTATAGAGGTAATTATCTCTTCTGTAAAGCCCTTCCAGCTTATGCTAGGTAAAATACTAGGTACAACACTGGCGGGCATCACGCAGTTTGCTATATGGGTTCTAGTAGGTGGGGTGTTACTGGTGGTTCTTACAGCAGTTTTTGGGGTAGATCCATCTGCTGCAACCTCAGTAAATCCTGCAGCATCACAAGCTCAAGAGATAGCTCAAGACCCTAATATGATGATAGAGTTATTACAAGAGATTCAAAAATTACCTTTGCTACAGCTAGTGGGTGGTTTCTTTATTTACTTTATAGGCGGGTACTTTTTATACAGTTCTATTTATGCGGCTATAGGCGCAGCGGTAGATAATGAGACAGATACACAGCAGTTTATGTTGCCTATTATTATGCCACTTATGCTGGCTATATATGTAGGCTTTTTTGCAGTAATAGATAATCCTCACGGTACGGTAGCAACAGTATTTTCTATTATACCGCTTACATCACCTATTGTGATGTTAATGCGCATACCCTTTGAAGTGCCACTATGGCAAATTATATTATCCATAACATTACTTATAGCCACCTTTATTTTTACAGTGTGGTTTGGATCAAAAATATACCGAGTAGGGATCCTTATGTATGGAAAAAAACCTACTTATAAAGATTTAATAAAATGGTTAAAATACTAG
- a CDS encoding sigma-54-dependent transcriptional regulator — protein MAKILIIEDEAAIRRVLTKILSEESKDYQVEEAGDGLEGINKIREEDYDLVLCDIKMPKMDGVEVLEAARKLKPEVPMVMISGHGDLDTAVNTMRLGAFDYISKPPDLNRLLNTVRNALDRKTLVVENIKLKKKVSKKYEMVGESEEIGQIKAMIEKVAPTDARVLITGPNGTGKELVAHWLHEKSERSKGPLVEVNCAAIPSELIESELFGHVKGAFTSANKDRAGKFEAANGGTIFLDEIGDMSLSAQAKVLRALQESRVQRVGSDKDIKVDVRVVAATNKNLKQEIADGNFREDLYHRLAVILIKVPALNDRRNDIPILIAHFAKKISQEQGTALKTFSSKAIDLLKAYDWTGNIRELRNVVERLIILSGAEVTEGDVKLFASK, from the coding sequence ATGGCAAAGATTTTAATTATAGAAGATGAGGCTGCGATAAGACGCGTTCTTACTAAGATATTATCTGAAGAGAGTAAGGACTATCAGGTAGAAGAAGCTGGAGATGGCCTAGAGGGTATAAATAAAATTCGAGAAGAAGATTATGACCTTGTACTTTGTGATATTAAAATGCCAAAAATGGATGGTGTTGAGGTACTAGAGGCCGCTCGTAAACTCAAGCCAGAAGTGCCTATGGTAATGATCTCTGGTCACGGTGATCTTGATACGGCTGTAAACACAATGCGCCTGGGCGCTTTTGATTATATATCAAAACCACCAGACCTTAATAGATTACTTAACACCGTGCGCAACGCACTAGACCGCAAAACGCTCGTGGTAGAAAATATAAAGCTCAAAAAGAAAGTGAGCAAGAAGTACGAGATGGTAGGTGAGAGTGAAGAAATAGGGCAGATCAAAGCGATGATTGAGAAGGTGGCTCCTACAGATGCCCGCGTGCTCATTACGGGACCTAATGGAACAGGTAAAGAACTTGTGGCGCACTGGCTACACGAAAAAAGTGAGCGTTCTAAAGGACCACTTGTAGAGGTAAACTGTGCCGCAATACCTTCAGAGCTTATAGAAAGTGAACTTTTTGGCCACGTAAAAGGAGCTTTTACAAGTGCAAATAAGGATCGCGCAGGTAAATTTGAAGCAGCAAATGGAGGTACCATATTTCTTGATGAGATAGGCGATATGAGCCTATCTGCACAAGCCAAAGTACTAAGAGCACTACAAGAAAGTAGAGTGCAGCGAGTAGGTAGTGATAAAGACATTAAAGTAGACGTGCGCGTAGTAGCAGCGACTAATAAAAACCTAAAGCAAGAAATTGCAGATGGAAACTTTAGAGAAGATTTATATCACAGGCTTGCGGTTATACTCATTAAAGTACCTGCACTTAATGACCGTCGTAACGATATTCCTATTCTTATAGCACATTTTGCAAAGAAGATCTCGCAAGAGCAAGGCACAGCGCTTAAAACATTTTCAAGCAAAGCCATAGACCTTTTAAAAGCTTATGACTGGACGGGTAATATACGAGAATTACGCAACGTGGTTGAGCGTCTTATTATCTTAAGTGGGGCAGAGGTTACAGAGGGAGATGTAAAACTATTTGCAAGTAAATAA
- a CDS encoding DUF6268 family outer membrane beta-barrel protein translates to MSKTARFIIALLLFTGTVSAQLTDLARVEYTYFPQSDSDNSFRRFRSFINVPVKLKEDVYLVPGFEYRNVNLKFEDVTPFSRKDLDRFQSFSFSLGYTQKLNDKWRLGAKIGSRITSNFTTETFSSSDVVHTGAVYFINDKTKDGLDKPWRLIIGGRYDTESGRPFPLPFVNYYREFHPDWSFTLGVPKSNIKRYFGKNREHIIQSFLSLDGFYANIQDNVEVNIPEGEFETAESISMTVALFGLGYEYCFTKHLVFYFYAGHTVINDIRLRDVDRNDVFTINDKNTFYGRSGIKFKL, encoded by the coding sequence ATGAGTAAAACTGCCAGATTTATTATTGCTTTACTATTGTTTACAGGGACAGTGAGCGCACAGTTGACAGATTTGGCACGAGTAGAGTATACCTATTTCCCACAGAGTGATTCAGATAATTCTTTTAGGAGGTTTAGATCATTCATAAACGTACCTGTAAAACTTAAAGAAGATGTTTACTTAGTACCAGGTTTTGAGTACCGAAATGTAAATTTAAAATTTGAAGATGTTACTCCTTTTAGTCGTAAGGACTTAGACAGATTTCAATCTTTTAGTTTTTCGCTAGGCTATACACAAAAGCTGAATGACAAGTGGCGTTTAGGTGCAAAGATAGGTTCAAGAATTACTTCAAACTTTACTACAGAAACCTTTTCTAGCAGTGATGTAGTACACACTGGGGCAGTATATTTTATTAATGATAAAACTAAAGATGGTCTTGATAAACCGTGGAGACTTATTATAGGTGGGAGATATGATACAGAGTCGGGTAGACCGTTTCCATTACCTTTTGTAAATTACTATCGTGAGTTTCACCCAGACTGGTCGTTTACCTTAGGGGTGCCTAAGTCTAATATAAAACGCTATTTTGGTAAAAACAGAGAGCACATCATTCAGAGTTTTTTAAGTCTGGATGGTTTTTATGCAAACATTCAAGATAATGTAGAAGTAAATATACCAGAAGGGGAGTTTGAAACAGCAGAGAGTATCTCTATGACGGTAGCTCTTTTTGGATTAGGGTATGAATATTGCTTTACAAAACACCTAGTGTTTTATTTTTATGCTGGACACACCGTTATAAACGACATACGACTACGTGATGTAGATCGTAATGACGTTTTTACAATAAATGATAAGAACACTTTTTATGGTCGTTCTGGAATAAAATTTAAATTATAA
- the dnaJ gene encoding molecular chaperone DnaJ has protein sequence MKEDFYDILGISKGATAAEIKKAYRKKAVQYHPDKNPGDETAEANFKKAAEAYEVLSDEQKRARYDQYGHQAFEGGGGFGGGGMNMDDIFSQFGDIFGGAFGGGGGGFSGFGGGFGGGQRRVKGSNLRIRVKLTLEEIANGVEKKIKVKRKKQAAGVSYKTCTTCNGAGQVTKIQNTILGRMQTSAPCTTCGGSGQMIDKRPSGADAQGLTVEEETVSIKIPAGVVDGMQLKVTGKGNEAPGNGIAGDLLVAIEEKDHDFLQREGDNLHYDLYISISEAVLGTSKEIDTVTGKVRIKIEEGVQSGKILRLRGKGIPSINGYGKGDLLVHVNVWTPKTLNKEQKQFFEKMATDDNFSPNPETGDKSFFEKVKDMFS, from the coding sequence ATGAAAGAAGATTTTTACGACATATTAGGTATCTCAAAAGGAGCTACTGCAGCAGAGATTAAGAAGGCATACCGTAAGAAGGCAGTACAGTATCACCCTGATAAAAACCCAGGTGATGAAACTGCAGAGGCAAACTTTAAGAAGGCAGCAGAGGCTTATGAGGTATTAAGTGATGAGCAAAAACGTGCTCGCTATGATCAATATGGTCATCAAGCCTTTGAAGGCGGCGGCGGCTTCGGCGGTGGCGGGATGAATATGGATGATATCTTTAGCCAGTTTGGAGATATCTTTGGCGGTGCTTTTGGCGGTGGCGGAGGTGGTTTCTCTGGTTTTGGAGGAGGCTTTGGCGGCGGTCAGCGCCGTGTGAAAGGAAGTAACCTTCGTATACGAGTGAAGCTTACGCTAGAAGAAATAGCAAACGGCGTAGAGAAAAAAATCAAGGTAAAGCGTAAGAAGCAAGCAGCTGGCGTATCATATAAAACTTGTACAACTTGTAATGGTGCTGGGCAAGTAACAAAAATCCAGAATACTATCTTAGGTCGTATGCAAACTAGTGCACCTTGTACTACTTGTGGTGGATCAGGACAAATGATAGACAAGCGTCCTTCTGGAGCAGATGCTCAAGGGCTTACTGTAGAGGAAGAAACTGTAAGTATCAAAATACCAGCAGGAGTTGTAGATGGAATGCAACTTAAAGTGACGGGTAAAGGTAACGAGGCGCCAGGTAATGGAATCGCTGGAGACTTACTAGTAGCTATAGAAGAAAAAGATCACGACTTTTTACAGAGAGAAGGAGATAATTTACACTACGACCTTTATATAAGTATAAGTGAGGCCGTACTTGGTACATCAAAAGAGATAGATACTGTAACTGGTAAAGTGCGTATCAAAATAGAAGAGGGTGTACAGAGTGGTAAGATATTACGTTTACGAGGTAAAGGTATCCCATCTATAAATGGATATGGTAAAGGAGATCTACTTGTACACGTAAATGTGTGGACGCCTAAAACTCTTAATAAAGAACAAAAGCAGTTTTTTGAAAAAATGGCTACCGATGATAACTTCTCACCAAATCCAGAAACAGGCGATAAGTCATTCTTTGAGAAGGTAAAAGATATGTTCTCTTAA
- a CDS encoding YceI family protein codes for MKKQILNTLAVIALIAGTVSCKGDKTNETEATEAKEVATVADAMKFTVDTSASTIDWVGSKPTENHTGTINIESGVVKVAGDKITGTFLIDMTSITVTDLEGDGKASLEGHLKGQAEGKEDHFFNVAKYPTAAFEVTGVTEKEGKKMMQGNLTIRDQKKNIEFPVTYSVDGANMTLTSEPFTIDRTNWGVNYGSKSIFDNLGDKFISDDIQLTVKLQATKA; via the coding sequence ATGAAAAAACAAATTTTAAATACTCTTGCAGTAATTGCTCTAATAGCAGGAACTGTGTCTTGTAAGGGAGACAAAACAAACGAAACTGAGGCTACCGAAGCTAAAGAAGTTGCAACTGTAGCAGATGCTATGAAATTTACTGTAGACACTAGTGCGTCTACTATAGACTGGGTAGGTAGCAAGCCAACAGAAAATCACACGGGTACTATAAACATCGAGAGTGGTGTTGTAAAAGTAGCTGGAGACAAAATTACAGGTACTTTCTTAATAGATATGACTAGTATTACAGTTACAGATCTAGAAGGTGATGGTAAAGCATCTTTAGAAGGACACCTTAAAGGACAGGCTGAGGGTAAAGAAGATCACTTCTTTAATGTGGCAAAATATCCTACAGCAGCTTTTGAAGTAACTGGAGTTACAGAAAAAGAAGGAAAGAAAATGATGCAAGGTAATCTTACAATAAGAGATCAAAAGAAGAACATTGAGTTCCCTGTAACTTATAGCGTAGATGGAGCAAATATGACACTTACAAGTGAGCCATTTACAATAGACCGTACAAACTGGGGAGTAAATTATGGATCAAAATCTATCTTTGATAACTTAGGAGATAAGTTTATCTCTGATGATATCCAGCTTACTGTAAAACTTCAAGCGACAAAAGCATAA